In Candidatus Kapaibacterium sp., one genomic interval encodes:
- a CDS encoding OmpH family outer membrane protein: MNKIPKFRNVALFVLMLIASANVALAQRVAFINSNTIREKFPEGQQAQQRVQSMIDEWKRELDAMQQKIDNLDFEIKKNRLIWTEDERRTKESELASHKRVREDYAKTVFEQNGKHDQATKTIYTPVEEKIYAAVQKVAADQGFDIILDQSIQPLPYVNYKFDLTVNVLRELGVDVGELEKDLQDRIEKDPRNEQKISRTPRQRGRGDYDPNAPPTTDRQFEQETEQDKENPKQPRERPVEMSRPR; this comes from the coding sequence ATGAATAAAATCCCCAAATTCCGTAATGTCGCATTATTTGTGCTTATGTTGATTGCTTCTGCAAATGTTGCATTGGCTCAGAGAGTTGCATTCATTAATTCTAATACCATCAGGGAGAAATTCCCCGAAGGTCAACAAGCACAGCAACGTGTCCAAAGCATGATTGACGAATGGAAACGCGAACTCGATGCAATGCAACAAAAGATTGACAACCTTGATTTCGAAATCAAGAAGAACAGATTAATTTGGACTGAAGATGAAAGACGTACCAAAGAAAGTGAGTTAGCATCACACAAAAGAGTTCGCGAAGATTATGCCAAAACAGTTTTTGAACAAAACGGTAAACATGACCAAGCCACAAAGACTATTTACACACCTGTTGAAGAAAAGATTTACGCCGCAGTTCAGAAAGTAGCGGCAGACCAAGGATTCGACATCATTCTTGACCAAAGTATTCAGCCATTGCCTTACGTAAACTATAAGTTTGATTTGACAGTCAACGTGTTGCGAGAGCTTGGTGTGGACGTTGGCGAACTTGAAAAAGATTTGCAAGACCGAATTGAAAAAGACCCACGAAACGAACAAAAAATCTCCAGAACACCGCGTCAGAGAGGTAGAGGCGATTACGACCCTAATGCTCCACCTACTACCGACAGGCAATTTGAGCAAGAAACCGAACAAGACAAAGAAAATCCTAAGCAACCACGAGAACGTCCTGTAGAAATGAGCAGACCAAGGTAA
- a CDS encoding isoprenyl transferase, with the protein MNWNDDQQAPDKEIQLELMEMGKFPRHIAIIMDGNGRWAVEKNMPRIAGHKEGIESVRDIVKACSQLGVQYLTLYAFSIENWKRPISEVTGLMKLLEHYLRQEIDELNANGVRLRAIGKINSLPKVVQKLLKDSEERTKENQGLNLTLALSYSGRWDLVRAVQMIGLDIRRGKISPEDINEDLFASYLQTHDLPDADLMVRTSGEMRLSNFLLWEMAYGEIYISNKYWPEFRRNDIYEALSNYLQRERRYGKTSLQIANEKQNVSEESYLQRVFNAFKKS; encoded by the coding sequence GTGAATTGGAATGACGACCAACAAGCCCCAGATAAAGAAATTCAGTTAGAATTGATGGAAATGGGCAAGTTCCCCCGCCACATTGCTATCATTATGGATGGTAATGGAAGGTGGGCTGTGGAAAAAAACATGCCTCGCATTGCCGGACACAAGGAAGGCATCGAAAGCGTCAGGGATATCGTCAAAGCTTGTTCGCAATTAGGTGTTCAGTATCTTACCCTTTACGCTTTTTCTATAGAAAATTGGAAAAGACCCATATCGGAAGTTACCGGACTTATGAAACTTTTAGAGCATTATCTTCGTCAAGAGATTGATGAATTGAACGCAAACGGTGTTCGATTGAGAGCTATAGGCAAAATTAACTCTTTACCGAAAGTGGTACAGAAGCTGCTCAAGGACTCCGAAGAAAGAACAAAAGAGAACCAAGGACTCAATCTTACTTTGGCTTTGAGTTACAGCGGAAGATGGGATTTAGTTCGGGCTGTCCAAATGATTGGCTTGGACATTCGTCGTGGGAAAATTTCGCCGGAGGATATTAACGAAGATTTGTTTGCTTCGTATCTTCAGACTCATGATTTGCCCGATGCAGATTTGATGGTCAGGACAAGCGGTGAAATGAGATTGAGTAACTTTTTATTATGGGAGATGGCTTACGGTGAGATTTACATATCCAATAAATATTGGCCCGAGTTTCGCCGAAATGATATTTACGAGGCTCTTAGCAATTATCTGCAACGCGAAAGGCGTTACGGCAAAACTTCTTTACAAATAGCAAATGAAAAACAAAATGTCTCAGAAGAATCTTATTTACAGAGAGTTTTTAATGCTTTCAAAAAATCTTAG
- a CDS encoding integration host factor subunit beta, with protein MTKADIVDEIARATGLTKIETKAVVDGVFASIIKAIADGRRIELRGFGVFKHKSRKPRMARNPKTGELVPLDKRYVPIFKPSPDFLNRVNEAMKLQLEEKAS; from the coding sequence ATGACTAAAGCCGATATCGTTGATGAAATTGCAAGAGCAACAGGATTGACGAAGATAGAAACCAAAGCCGTTGTTGATGGTGTTTTCGCAAGTATTATCAAGGCAATCGCTGATGGAAGGCGGATTGAACTTCGCGGGTTTGGCGTGTTTAAACATAAAAGTAGAAAACCACGTATGGCTCGTAACCCAAAAACCGGTGAACTTGTACCGCTTGATAAAAGATATGTACCAATTTTCAAACCCTCACCCGATTTTTTGAATAGAGTGAATGAAGCTATGAAACTTCAACTTGAAGAAAAAGCTTCATAA
- a CDS encoding OmpH family outer membrane protein — protein sequence MNKILIASLLFLFFVFSANIQAQSMLGVVDVETVLKEMPEALDADKKIKEIGQKWQDTLIQLRTGLQQKFEQYQKQKSMMSQDQQLKEEEALQAQNMQMVQYQEEKFGQQGELNGLREELLEPLRTKIRLAIDKVAKEEKIKMVVDKVMVLYSDTSIDITFKVIDTIKRSNK from the coding sequence ATGAATAAGATTTTAATAGCATCATTATTGTTTTTGTTTTTTGTTTTTTCGGCTAATATCCAAGCCCAATCAATGTTAGGTGTTGTAGATGTCGAAACTGTGCTCAAAGAAATGCCTGAAGCACTCGATGCTGACAAAAAAATCAAAGAAATTGGTCAAAAATGGCAAGATACTTTGATTCAGCTTCGTACCGGATTGCAACAAAAATTTGAGCAATATCAAAAACAAAAATCAATGATGTCGCAAGACCAACAATTGAAAGAAGAAGAAGCTCTTCAAGCTCAAAATATGCAAATGGTCCAATATCAAGAAGAAAAATTTGGTCAACAAGGCGAACTCAATGGTCTCAGAGAAGAATTGCTCGAACCATTAAGAACTAAAATCAGACTTGCAATTGATAAAGTTGCCAAAGAAGAGAAAATCAAAATGGTAGTGGACAAAGTCATGGTGCTTTACTCAGATACATCAATTGATATTACTTTCAAAGTGATTGACACAATTAAGCGTTCCAACAAATAA
- the lpxD gene encoding UDP-3-O-(3-hydroxymyristoyl)glucosamine N-acyltransferase has translation MKVQISLNQIFEITGGELLGSTDVIINGIQGIEDAVQGDLTFFYNDKYSKFLTVTDASCVIIPLGTNIEPKPNQAFIAHKNPHEALVHLLNYLSPKQEVSSYKVHPTAIIESNVSLPEHIQIEAYVTIGKDSILQTGVKIMANTTIMENVKIGKNTKIYPNCVIHSDTEIGDNCIIYSGAVIGADGFGYLESDLDGSYSKIPQLGNVVLENHVEIGANTTIDRALIGTTRVMQGTKIDNLVHIAHNCEIGPNTAIAAQSGFSGSVRTGKNCKFGGQIGLAGHLEIADEVVLLAQSGVPKSITKKGVYFGSPAKEVQLAFKIEAILRNLPQMDKDLAIIKKRLSEIDSQ, from the coding sequence ATGAAAGTTCAAATTAGTTTGAATCAAATATTTGAAATAACAGGTGGAGAACTTTTGGGCTCCACCGATGTTATTATTAATGGGATACAAGGCATCGAAGATGCAGTCCAAGGCGATTTGACATTTTTTTATAATGACAAATACAGCAAGTTTTTAACAGTGACTGATGCATCATGCGTAATTATTCCTTTGGGTACAAATATAGAGCCGAAGCCGAACCAAGCCTTTATTGCTCATAAAAATCCTCATGAAGCATTGGTTCATTTGCTGAATTATCTGTCTCCCAAACAAGAAGTCTCAAGCTATAAGGTGCATCCTACAGCTATTATCGAATCAAATGTTTCATTGCCCGAACATATTCAAATCGAAGCTTATGTCACAATCGGGAAAGATTCCATATTGCAAACCGGAGTTAAAATAATGGCAAACACAACAATAATGGAGAATGTGAAAATTGGCAAAAACACCAAAATTTACCCCAATTGCGTAATACATTCCGACACAGAAATTGGCGATAATTGCATCATATATTCAGGTGCAGTAATAGGTGCAGACGGATTTGGCTATCTCGAAAGCGACCTTGACGGTTCTTATTCCAAAATTCCGCAACTCGGTAATGTGGTCTTAGAAAATCATGTCGAAATTGGAGCTAATACTACTATAGATAGGGCGCTCATCGGAACTACCCGTGTAATGCAAGGCACTAAGATAGATAATCTTGTCCATATTGCACATAACTGCGAAATCGGTCCCAATACAGCCATAGCAGCTCAAAGTGGATTTTCCGGCAGCGTCAGGACAGGTAAAAACTGCAAATTCGGTGGTCAAATCGGATTGGCAGGTCACCTCGAAATTGCAGACGAAGTAGTTTTGCTTGCACAATCAGGTGTTCCTAAAAGTATTACAAAAAAAGGTGTCTATTTCGGTTCACCGGCAAAAGAAGTTCAGTTGGCATTCAAAATTGAGGCGATATTACGAAATCTACCTCAAATGGATAAAGATTTAGCAATAATTAAAAAAAGATTATCAGAAATTGATAGTCAATAA
- the bamA gene encoding outer membrane protein assembly factor BamA: MLSKNLSIYLVFALFLAMSLSANSQGLGNLKPETYTIAGITVEGNIYSDAETIISLSGLRIGESINYPADTKIQKAVTNIWQRKQFSKVDIVIDRISQVGLFLIIKVDEFPRMNAIIIENNDKVDDIDIRKAVGKIRGDIISNYELYLIKSNIKKLYAEEGLTFAQIDLELQMTDTSNYANIIAYIEEGIEFKVASINFEGNENFSDSDLEDAFDETSTKAWWQFWKSAKFDPIKYEEDKKLLLNFFQSEGYIDAQILSDSIIYDEVKKRVYITVNVSEGPKVYVRDIKFKGNTIYTDEVLLRRLEFKPGDIYNVERFTMNLSGNESQTDASSLYMDNGYLQARLIPQLQRVPPDSVDIVINIFENDRFRVGKVHIVGNTKTKDKVIRRELYTRPGDFFDRSAIIRSVRALQVMQYFNPESLRPDIKPSESDNTSVDVIYKVDERSTDTFNASIGFAGSFGLTGALGFTFNNFSILEPLKGGGGQIFNLSWEFGQANRYRTFSLGITEPWLFDTPTTVGFNIFDTYYRYLDLNQSRTGIGINLGRRFKWPDDYWRGDFTTRYQLNNNRTASFYYRQGEYTELSIGQKISRISFNNMFFPSTGSKFTFGTDFAMGAVGLGETDYIKNEINFEMYNPISKIEGMDRLVFMIAAKVGYITGFKSDTTISPIELYRMGGNGLSGFSVVPLRGYPDNKIGSGRGSRVMSKYTAELRFAVSLDPMPIYLYGFAEAGNVWDNLRTTDPFDLKRSAGLGVQLMVAPIGVIGFSYGYGFDPLGVNEEKSGWRFLFHLGQ, translated from the coding sequence ATGCTTTCAAAAAATCTTAGTATTTACTTAGTTTTTGCACTTTTTTTAGCGATGTCGCTATCTGCAAATTCACAAGGCTTGGGTAATCTAAAGCCCGAAACTTATACTATTGCAGGAATTACAGTCGAAGGCAATATTTATTCCGATGCCGAAACTATCATCTCGCTTTCGGGATTGAGAATCGGCGAATCTATAAATTATCCAGCCGATACCAAAATCCAGAAAGCGGTAACCAATATATGGCAACGGAAGCAATTTTCTAAAGTTGATATTGTGATTGACAGAATTTCGCAAGTTGGACTATTTTTGATTATCAAAGTGGACGAATTCCCGAGAATGAATGCCATTATAATCGAAAATAACGATAAAGTTGACGATATCGATATTCGCAAAGCTGTCGGCAAGATTAGAGGCGACATCATCTCCAACTATGAACTATATCTAATCAAAAGCAATATCAAAAAGCTTTACGCCGAAGAAGGTCTGACATTTGCCCAAATTGATTTGGAACTCCAAATGACCGACACTTCCAACTATGCTAATATCATTGCGTATATCGAGGAAGGGATTGAATTCAAAGTTGCTTCGATAAATTTTGAAGGCAACGAAAACTTTTCCGATAGTGACTTAGAAGATGCATTCGATGAAACTTCGACTAAAGCATGGTGGCAATTTTGGAAATCTGCAAAATTTGACCCAATCAAATATGAAGAAGATAAAAAGCTTTTGTTAAACTTTTTCCAATCGGAAGGCTATATTGATGCTCAAATTTTGTCCGACTCTATTATTTATGATGAAGTCAAAAAAAGAGTTTATATTACGGTCAATGTATCCGAAGGTCCCAAAGTCTATGTTAGGGACATTAAATTCAAAGGTAATACAATTTATACGGACGAAGTGTTGCTCAGACGCCTCGAATTTAAACCAGGCGACATTTATAATGTAGAGCGATTCACTATGAACCTTTCGGGCAACGAATCCCAAACAGACGCATCATCGCTGTATATGGATAACGGTTACTTGCAAGCAAGGCTGATTCCTCAGTTGCAAAGAGTGCCTCCTGACTCGGTGGACATTGTGATAAATATATTCGAAAATGACAGATTCAGAGTCGGCAAAGTGCATATCGTCGGTAATACCAAAACCAAAGACAAAGTTATCCGCCGCGAGCTTTACACTCGCCCGGGCGATTTCTTCGACCGCTCTGCGATAATTCGTAGTGTACGCGCATTGCAAGTAATGCAATATTTCAATCCCGAATCTCTCCGCCCTGACATCAAACCATCGGAATCGGACAATACATCAGTTGATGTCATTTACAAAGTTGATGAACGTTCTACAGATACCTTCAACGCATCAATCGGATTTGCAGGCAGTTTCGGTCTGACCGGTGCACTCGGATTTACATTCAACAATTTTTCAATACTCGAACCACTCAAAGGTGGCGGCGGACAAATTTTCAACCTAAGTTGGGAATTCGGTCAAGCAAATCGTTACCGTACTTTTTCATTAGGTATTACCGAGCCTTGGCTATTCGATACACCAACCACAGTCGGTTTCAACATTTTCGATACATATTATCGTTATTTAGATTTGAACCAAAGTCGTACCGGTATTGGCATCAATCTCGGTCGTCGTTTCAAATGGCCCGATGATTATTGGCGTGGAGATTTCACTACAAGATACCAACTAAATAACAACCGAACAGCATCATTCTACTATCGCCAAGGCGAATATACCGAACTATCTATCGGGCAAAAAATTTCCCGTATATCGTTCAACAATATGTTTTTCCCGTCAACTGGTTCAAAATTCACATTTGGGACTGATTTTGCAATGGGAGCTGTTGGGCTGGGAGAAACGGATTACATCAAAAATGAAATCAATTTCGAAATGTATAACCCGATTTCAAAAATCGAAGGTATGGACAGACTTGTATTTATGATTGCCGCTAAAGTCGGCTACATCACCGGATTTAAGTCGGATACCACAATTTCGCCAATTGAGTTGTACAGAATGGGTGGAAATGGCTTGAGCGGATTTAGTGTCGTTCCACTCAGAGGCTATCCGGATAATAAAATTGGCTCAGGACGCGGAAGTCGAGTGATGTCCAAATATACTGCCGAATTGCGATTTGCGGTCTCGCTCGACCCTATGCCTATCTATTTGTATGGATTTGCAGAAGCCGGCAATGTGTGGGATAATTTGAGAACTACAGACCCATTCGATTTGAAACGTTCTGCCGGTCTTGGAGTTCAATTAATGGTTGCACCTATTGGTGTAATCGGATTCAGTTACGGTTATGGGTTCGACCCATTAGGCGTCAACGAAGAAAAATCAGGATGGAGATTCTTATTCCATCTCGGACAATAG